A genomic segment from Spinacia oleracea cultivar Varoflay chromosome 3, BTI_SOV_V1, whole genome shotgun sequence encodes:
- the LOC110792036 gene encoding uncharacterized protein: MDHEDSYNQYYNYLGNSQNIDNQNPQTPPPNFSNPQTSSIRPTPYNYPLMDVNRHHENPYMHTSPPYPPNTQMNYNFGYYNPQMVRPGYNLRPLNLTESFISHENIRRDSVEGSSMQEESLTPSWITISKDPIKENDQTKELYWKNIVEYYNTWKREDPVVPVDKASNHWFKMSADVNRFNGCYIMVKDSHPSGHNEDDIINKKEGVPSKRTQTEDVEVLDKRPIGQKAAKEAARKRVHKKDNEIVSDTWTKFEDLANKRLSLIEDHIRQSDYELLCKDTSNMDERVKKNHEQVCERLRAKYGMS, encoded by the exons ATGGACCATGAAGATTCATATAACCAATACTACAATTATTTAGGAAATTCCCAAAACATTGATaatcaaaaccctcaaacaccaCCTCCAAATTTCTCAAATCCCCAAACATCTTCAATCCGTCCAACTCCTTATAATTATCCATTAATGGATGTTAATCGGCATCATGAAAATCCTTACATGCATACAAGTCCCCCGTATCCACCAAACACTCAAATGAATTATAACTTTGGCTATTATAATCCTCAAATGGTTAGGCCAGGTTATAATCTTCGTCCTTTAAATTTAACCGAATCCTTTATAAGTCACGAAAATATAAGAAGGGACAGCGTCGAAGGCTCAAGCATGCAAGAAGAGTCTCTAACTCCTAG TTGGATTACCATTTCGAAAGATCCAATAAAAGAAAACGACCAAACTAAGGAATTGTATTGGAAGAATATTGTTGAATACTACAACACGTGGAAACGAGAAGATCCAGTTGTACCCGTTGATAAAGCTTCCAACCACTGGTTCAAAATGAGTGCTGATGTTAACAGGTTTAATGGATGCTACATAATGGTAAAAGATAGTCATCCAAGCGGTCATAATGAAGATGATATTATTAACAAG AAAGAGGGTGTCCCGTCAAAGAGAACACAAACTGAAGACGTGGAAGTGTTAGATAAACGTCCTATAGGTCAGAAGGCAGCTAAAGAAGCAGCAAGAAAGAGGGTCCATAAGAAGGATAATGAAATTGTTTCTGATACATGGACTAAATTTGAAGACTTAGCTAACAAGAGACTATCACTAATAGAGGACCACATCCGCCAAAGTGATTACGAGTTATTATGCAAGGATACTTCAAACATGGATGAACGAGTTAAGAAAAATCATGAACAAGTATGTGAAAGGTTAAGAGCTAAGTATGGAATGTCTTAA